The DNA sequence TCTATCCCCGTTACCGATACATCGCTGTCCAACGCCTGCCACGCGGCCACACCCGCCGCCTCGCCGGTCTGATTGCAGTTCACCTGCACACGAAGCGCTCCGTACGCGCCGCGGTCGGCATCCATAAGCCGTCCTGCAACAAGAATATTCTCGGCACCCTCCGGCACAAGGCATCCAAGCGGTATCTGGAAATAGGCTGGTGTTGCTTCGCTCTCGTCCCGCCAGCGCTTCCACGTAACGCCGCCCATCGGGAGTACCACTTCCTCGCGGCCGTCAAGATAGAGAAGACTTGTCCCGCCGGGGTGATGAATATCAACCGGATACGTTCCATTGCCGATGGCATCATCAAAGCGCTTCCCGTAGAGAAGCTCATCCTGTGTCATGCGATGTCGGCATACTGCATGCCATGTCTCGCGGACGCCGAGGGCCTGCGCGGTGGCAACAAGCACTACCTTTGCGGCGCTCTCCCCGAAACGCTTTCGTATCATATCAAGAAAAGCGCGTGAGATGCGGCGGCCTTCCATGAGCGCTTTCGTAAGCTCGTCGGGATCGCTCGCATCGATGCCGTTCAAGCGCGGTCCGAATATGTTCTGTATCTCCGATGTCTGCGGCACGACGCCGAACCAGGGATTGCTTCCCGGGAATTTGAATTCCTCCACGAGCGGGCGCACTTCTTTCCATAGATCGATGCCGGGATTCTGTTTTCGCACTTCCTCTATCCCGTAGGCGAGGGATTGATACGACACCGGCTGCAGCACATCGTGCTTTACCGCCTGAAAGCCCGCACGACGGAGGAGGTCACCGTCGCCCGATGCATCAATGAACATGCGCGCCTTGATCGCCCGCCGACCGCCCTTATCCTCGATGATGACGGCCGTTATGCGCTTGCCGTCCATGACAGGCATGGAGAATTTCGCCGACAGGAATACACGCACCGAATGTTCAATGAGCAGCGCATCAAGTTCCACCGCCATTTCAGCGGAGTTGAAATTATACTGATCGCGATGTATCGGGGTTATATCGCGTATCGCATTGCGCTTGCGAAGTCGCGCGATGACCTCGTCAAGCAATCCGCCGATGATCTTTTCGTTCTTATGAACATCGTACACGGAATGCCAGGCGTTCACCTGCGCACAGGTCGCCATGCCGCCGAGCATGGTGTGCTGTTCAACGACAGCAACGCGTGCGCCCAGACGCGCGGCGCGCACCGCGGCAAAAACGCCGGTAACGCTACCGCCGATGATGCATAGATCGCAGTCATGCGCTATCGGCACTTCATGCGCCGGGATGTGAATCGCTTTTGTGTTCGTCATGCGATGTCCTATTTCAGTATTTGTATGTTCGCGGCGTTGTGGAGTTCCATTATCTCAGCGGCGTTGAGATCACGCGCAAACACTGCAATGCCGCCGAGGTTGCCTTTGAAATTATTTTCGGGAGCGCCTTTTCCTACGACGAACGAATCTCTGAATATGTTCCCCGAAAGCGGTGTTCTCTTTGCCGACGTCTCCTTCCCGTTCACGAAACAGCGGATAGCCCCGCCGGAGCATATCGCCGCGAGCGTCAGCCACTCGCCGATGGGGGTATCCGCCGGTGCGTCAAGGCGCATGCCCCATGACCCATCGCCGTCGTTCTCATTGCGCATACCGGCGAGTATACCATCTGTGTACGTCCCATCAAATCGCACCACGGTGAATATCGTCGCAGAATCCTTCTGTGCGAATGCGGCAAGCTCATCGGCTTTCTCCGGCGCAAGCGAGAGCGATACGGTGCCGTCGAACGCTGCGGAGAACCCGGAGAACGGGCCGCTTTGCATACGCACCGCCTTTCCGCCGCGCTCCTCAAGCGGGAACGGCTTGCCTGCAATGATGGAACGCCGCGCCCCTTTATTCTCGCCGAATGTCCAGAAAGCGATAAGGTCGGGTGATGCCACGAAATGCTCCATCGCCTCCCACATGCGCCAGTAGTCGTCGGGGCCGATGGAATTATTGAACGGGAATTCGCAGCGTCTGTCTTTCATTATCTCAGTGAACGTATCGAGCTCCTGTCGGGATTCGGGGGGCGCAACAATGGTGATGACCGGCAGCCCGCCATCGGTCGGGATGCGTACCGCCGTCGACGCATCGGGCGTGACACCGGACACATTGCCGTCGTGTACTGCCCAGGGACAGAGCATATCGTTCTGATTGTAGAAGTTCTGAAAACCGAACTGCGCATCGAACATCCATGCATTGCGGTCGATGTACGGTTCTACCGCCGTCCCCGACCAATAAATGTATGACATGAGGTTCTTCACGGGGCCGACGTTCACGACATAGCCGCGCTTGCCGTTGCAGGATGGTCCGCATATCGTCGATTGATCATTGCCTTCCGCAGAGTAATATCCCTTCAGTCCGAGGTTCACATGGAACATATATGCCAGTTCCGAGCGGGGACTGATGTTGTTGTACCCCTCATCGGTAGATCCGTCAAAGCTGAAGCGTCCGTTGAATCCCTTTCCCGCCACCGGCTCCACACGCGGAAGCCGCCAGCCGCTGATATCTTTCATGCGCACTTGGTCATGATAGATAAGCTGCTTCGCCCAGGTATTCGCATCGCGCCAGCTTAACTTGCCGTTGGACTTATACCCGCTTGTCTGAACATAATTCGCGTCCGCGAGCCAGGTAAGGTCCTGTACCTCATCGTAGAGAAGTCCGCCGCCCATGTCGTGAAGCGTACCTTTTTTTATTGCCGTTTTCATTGTCATGCTCCTCGGTGTATTTCAGGACTTCATCGCGCTTACATCGCCGTCATGTACCGGCCATACATAGCGGCTGTTGGGCCGCGGCATGCCGTCGCGCTGATTGCCCTCCGATGTGGTGAACACCCACACCGCAGGCGAGGGGTAGTGCAGTGACGGATCGCCGCACCAGTAGCCGTAGGACTGAAGGTTCTTCACCGGACCGATATCGGCTTCCCCGCTCCACATCGCCGTCCAGCTGCCGAGCACGCCGAAACGTCGCGGGCGTTTGCCGTCGACCGTCCACCATCCGGTCAAACCGAGATTGCAATAGTACATATAGGAAAATTCCGCATGGGGGCTTCTGATGTTGTATCCCTCATCACTGGTACCGTCCATCCTGAATTGATGGTTGAAATCGGCACCGATGGGTCTTACCCGCGGCAGACGCCAGCCGGCTATATCGATGCCCCGCACCGTATCATGATAGACAAGGTTTTTTACCCATGCTGCCGCATCCGCCCAGGACATCTGCCCGCTCGATGACGCACCGGAGGTCTTTGCATGATTGGCATCCGCGAGCCAGGTGACATTGAGCACGGAATCATAGAGCAACCCGCCCCCGCGGTCGATGAGCGTTTTAGCTGTCGTTGTTCCCATACAAATGCTCCTTTTGCACAATCTATCAGTATGCCGTCAGGATATCTTATCATACAGCATAAAAATACGGATATCGGTTGATATATTCAATGCACGGATATACTATATATTTGCACAATATTACTGCGTTTGGAGTTCCGGATGAATTCACCCATGAGCTTCTACTTCCGCGGGGGAAAGGAGGAACCGCGTTCGTCGCTTGCACCCTGGCCGTGGCAGAAATACCCCTGGGCGCATATCGAGATACCGATGGGCGGGGAATGGACGGTATCGCTTGAAAAGGGCACGCTTCATGTTCGTTCAGACGAAATGCTTCTGCTTAAACCGGGTGTTTCGCACAGCGTCCGAAAAACGAGCGATGGCCCAATGACGACGATATACGCGCTTCTCTCGTGGCGGTGGCGCGGAGAGGATGTCATCGCGCAATGTCGATTCCCGACGGTGCTGCCGAAGGATACCGCGGAGAAGGTGCTCCCCCTCATCAGGGGGCTCATCGGGAACGCAAAACAGAAAGGGCTTGCGTTCGCGGCCCGCGAGCAGCAGCTTGGTTTCTCCCTGCTCGAAATAATAAGTCCGCACGCCGTCCACCCGCTTGACGATGCGTTATCCCGTGACGATTCGAGGATATCCCATGCGCTTGATCATATCGACATGCACTGGAACGAGAACATCGGACGCAGGGACCTTGCAGCGCTCGCCGGTCTTTCTCCGAGCAGATTCCACACGGTGTTCAGGAATGCCACCGGTTTTTCACCCACGGCATACATAACGGCGACACGCCTCGCGCACGCCTCTGAAATGCTCGAATCGACGAAGACGTCCATCGGTGATATCGCCGCGGCCTGCGGTTTCTCATCAGTGTACTATTTTTCCCGCTGTTTCAGTGCGCACAAAAAGACGACGCCGTCAGCGTACCGTAATTTCCATCGCGCATGATGGGAATGCCAGGATAAACACAGATAGTATCGGAAAAACAATACCGAATCCCCTTCTTATCTGCGTTCATCCGTGTTCATTGAGTGAGTGAAGCGAACGGGCGGTTAATTTTACCACAAAGGAAAGTCGCACACGGAATGACATAGCGCCTTGCGAAAACACGGTTATTCGGTATAATGCCCCTCGTTCCAAATGCGGCACAGCCGCAGGGAGAGATTGCCTAATTGGTAAGGCACCGGTTTCGAAAACCGGCGCGAGCAATCGCTTGGGGGTTCGAGTCCCCCTCTCTCCGATAGCACTTGTGCATGCTTGCGCATTCTTGTGCATTGCAGCTCGCGCATTCCTCGATCTATTTCACCGTCCGGCAGGCGATGTCGTTCTTCCCGGCGTATTTTACCGTGTACATGAGGCCGTCACCGAGGCGAAGCATTTCGTCAACAGAAGCCGGCGGTTTTTCGAACGTCACCGCGCCGATCGACAGCGTTACCGGGAACCGCTTGCCGCGTATGACGCGCATGATCGACTTTGAAAGCTTTTTGAGCGTGGCGAGCGCCACATCGGTGCCCGTCTCCGGGAAGAGTATGCAGAACTCATCGCCCCCGGCACGCGCGGCGATATCGTTGACGCGAAGTTCGTGACGCATGATACGCGCCACATCGCGGAGCACATCGTCGCCGCGGTTATGGCCGAAACGATCGTTGACTTCCTTGAAATTATCGATGTCCATGAACGCGAACGTGAATGCGTGGCCGTAGCGGGTAAGCCGTGCCGTCTCGGAGGCGGCCGCTTCGCGGAATACCCGCATGTTCGAAAGGCCCGTAAGCTCATCGGTACGCGCAAGCATCGCCTCCCGCATGAGGACAGCTTTGAATTGTGCGCTGATGACAGAGATGATGACGAAATAAGCGAGACGAATGACGGTGTTCCAGAACAGCATCCACGGGGCGGCATAGACATGCCCGCTGGTAACATCGGCGACACCCCAGGCGAGCGCGCATACGAATGACGCACCTATGGCGAAGAGGAACCCTCCGCGCGAGAAGACGATGAACAGTATCGGGAAAAGGTAAAAGAGGGAGAACGCCAATTCCGGCCCGGTGAAATGGTCGAGATAGCCGAGGAGAACGATGAAGGGCAGCGCGATGGCGATTGCGGCAGCACCGTGGATGCGCTCCATGCGAACGGTCAGTCGGGCGATAGCGTTCATGCAAAACACCTTGGGAGTAGACATTGGATAGAGTATACCGCGAAAACGAATCCGGCGAAAGGGGCTATTCCTTCGCGGCTGTGACGCGTATCTGAATGCTCTCATTCCCGAGTATGACGTTCGTGCCGCTCGTGCGCGAGCGGATGGAGCTCATGAGCGCCGACTTTTCCGTCGTCGGCTCCTGCGAAAGCATCCCGTAATACGACGAGGGAAGGCGTTCGAATTCATTCCCATTAAGGAGCACGCCCTTCACCGATGCGAAGAGCCACACATTGAGCGCGCGCGCATCGGCGGGACGCGAGAGTATGTCGAACATCTCATCGATGGACTTCGGCGTGTAGCGGCGCGGGAAATAGGTGCGCTGGAACTGCTCGAAGGACATATCGCCGCCGGCATAGACGGTATACGAACCCGGCCGTATGATATCCGGAAGGACGAACGTCATATCGCGGAATTCACGCTCGCCGCCGTTCGGGCGAAGCCATACGCGGACACGGACCGTATCGCCGGGCTCATATTCCGACGCATCGGTGCGCAGTTCGTCGATCGCGGAGAAGGACAGTTCATTGCGTATCGATACGTCCATGGCAAGGCGCTTTACGGAAAGCGGTCTGAAGCGGTTGAACATGAACAGCTGCACCGGATAGAGCGCATCCTGCACCGCCGCCTTGTACGCTTCGAGCGATCGGTACGACAGATACAGGTTCGATACGCAAAGCGTACGCTTATAATCGGTCTCAAGCAAAAGTGAAAGCGATACGGTGACCGATTCCCCGAGCCCTTCGCCGACGAGCGATGAAAGCAGTGCCGACCCCGCAAAATCGGGGAATACCGACGGATCGGGAACGATGCGCACCGCGGTGACGCGTTTCTGCCCGGCCTTCTCCACCGATATCGTCACCGGCACCAGAAGCGATGCCGATCGTCCGTATGCACCGGCCAATCCGAATTCGCCGTCATACGTGGTGATGCCGAGCGGTTTGCCGAACGCTGCGCCGAGCTTGAACGATATCTGCTGCGAGGGGATGACCGCGTGGATATAAGCGCGCGATACCGGAACGTTGAGGGCTCCTTTCATGAGCATGGAATGACCGAAGATGAGAAAACGTTTTTCATCCGAATAGGTCACCGTGCCGACGCCCACGGCATTGAGATCGCCTTCCATGAGGGTCACCGCGCAGGCATCGCCCGGGAGAAAATGTCCCGATGATGTGTCGTCCTGAACGGTGCCGCCGCCGGTAAGCGGGAGAAACCCTTTATCGCGGAAGGAGTCCGCATAGAGCGAGAGTACTTCCGGGGAAAAGCCCGATAACATGAGGGGCGATGACACCGGTTTTTCACCGTAGGCGGACGATGTATTCGTCGTTCTGAACGGCTCATACCCGAAGCCGCTTCCGGTCGGGCGATCGAAGAGCTTCGTCATCTCTTCTATCGGCGTAACGCCGCCGGATGCATCCTTGTTGTACGCCCAGCCGAACGCGACGGCCCCGGCAAGCTTGCCGTCGAAGTACACGGGCGAACCGCTCATGCCGGCGATGATGCCGCTCCGGTCGAGCGAAAGTCCCTCGACCTTGACAAGGATGGAATCGGCGCGTCCGCGATGCTTCTTGAGCACGCCGAGCACGGTCACATCGAATCGCTCGATGTTCGTGCCGTGCATGACGGTATATCCCGTACCCTTCATCCCCTCGCGAATGCTGTCGGGGCGTATTATCTCGGCAGCGAGCGCACACGACATGACGAGAAGGAATAATACGCGGTTCATGGACTAGAATTTCCCTTCGGAAAGCTCTTTTTTCTCGCGGACCTTCTCAAGCTGTCCGCTTATCACCGATGTGTTGTACTGGCGGTACATGGTGATGAGCTCATTGCACAGATTGATGTACTTCTGATGGGAATAGTCCGCATCAAGTTTCCTGAGCGTATCGAGGTATGTTCGCTTTTCCGTTTCATCCATCTCGATGCGATTCCCTTCTATCGTCGGGTCATAGGGCTTTACCGCGTCGGAATATCCGCTCTTATAGGTATCCGCCATGAGCGCAAGGAATTCCGTGCGTGATGTTTCATTCTCTATGATGGTCGCCGCCGGCGTTATTATCTTCGCGAAGCGGTCAAAATTCATTACCTCTTTGGCGGCATACTCGCTCACGCCGGGCAGTATCACCGCGACGCGCGGCTGGCATGTCCGGTAATGATTGACGAGATTGAGCACCTCTATCTTCGGGAGCGCTTCGGATGCCTTCGCGTTCACCACCGCCTGTGCGCGCACACCGTCGAACGCCTCCATCGCCTTCATCGCGAACCATTTGAGGCGAGAATCCTCCATGCGATTGGAGCAGACAAGGAGC is a window from the Spirochaetota bacterium genome containing:
- a CDS encoding FAD-dependent oxidoreductase, producing MTNTKAIHIPAHEVPIAHDCDLCIIGGSVTGVFAAVRAARLGARVAVVEQHTMLGGMATCAQVNAWHSVYDVHKNEKIIGGLLDEVIARLRKRNAIRDITPIHRDQYNFNSAEMAVELDALLIEHSVRVFLSAKFSMPVMDGKRITAVIIEDKGGRRAIKARMFIDASGDGDLLRRAGFQAVKHDVLQPVSYQSLAYGIEEVRKQNPGIDLWKEVRPLVEEFKFPGSNPWFGVVPQTSEIQNIFGPRLNGIDASDPDELTKALMEGRRISRAFLDMIRKRFGESAAKVVLVATAQALGVRETWHAVCRHRMTQDELLYGKRFDDAIGNGTYPVDIHHPGGTSLLYLDGREEVVLPMGGVTWKRWRDESEATPAYFQIPLGCLVPEGAENILVAGRLMDADRGAYGALRVQVNCNQTGEAAGVAAWQALDSDVSVTGIDAGKVRSLLAKGGSIIF
- a CDS encoding LamG-like jellyroll fold domain-containing protein, which codes for MKTAIKKGTLHDMGGGLLYDEVQDLTWLADANYVQTSGYKSNGKLSWRDANTWAKQLIYHDQVRMKDISGWRLPRVEPVAGKGFNGRFSFDGSTDEGYNNISPRSELAYMFHVNLGLKGYYSAEGNDQSTICGPSCNGKRGYVVNVGPVKNLMSYIYWSGTAVEPYIDRNAWMFDAQFGFQNFYNQNDMLCPWAVHDGNVSGVTPDASTAVRIPTDGGLPVITIVAPPESRQELDTFTEIMKDRRCEFPFNNSIGPDDYWRMWEAMEHFVASPDLIAFWTFGENKGARRSIIAGKPFPLEERGGKAVRMQSGPFSGFSAAFDGTVSLSLAPEKADELAAFAQKDSATIFTVVRFDGTYTDGILAGMRNENDGDGSWGMRLDAPADTPIGEWLTLAAICSGGAIRCFVNGKETSAKRTPLSGNIFRDSFVVGKGAPENNFKGNLGGIAVFARDLNAAEIMELHNAANIQILK
- a CDS encoding AraC family transcriptional regulator → MNSPMSFYFRGGKEEPRSSLAPWPWQKYPWAHIEIPMGGEWTVSLEKGTLHVRSDEMLLLKPGVSHSVRKTSDGPMTTIYALLSWRWRGEDVIAQCRFPTVLPKDTAEKVLPLIRGLIGNAKQKGLAFAAREQQLGFSLLEIISPHAVHPLDDALSRDDSRISHALDHIDMHWNENIGRRDLAALAGLSPSRFHTVFRNATGFSPTAYITATRLAHASEMLESTKTSIGDIAAACGFSSVYYFSRCFSAHKKTTPSAYRNFHRA
- a CDS encoding GGDEF domain-containing protein; translation: MNAIARLTVRMERIHGAAAIAIALPFIVLLGYLDHFTGPELAFSLFYLFPILFIVFSRGGFLFAIGASFVCALAWGVADVTSGHVYAAPWMLFWNTVIRLAYFVIISVISAQFKAVLMREAMLARTDELTGLSNMRVFREAAASETARLTRYGHAFTFAFMDIDNFKEVNDRFGHNRGDDVLRDVARIMRHELRVNDIAARAGGDEFCILFPETGTDVALATLKKLSKSIMRVIRGKRFPVTLSIGAVTFEKPPASVDEMLRLGDGLMYTVKYAGKNDIACRTVK
- a CDS encoding SpoIVB peptidase S55 domain-containing protein; this translates as MNRVLFLLVMSCALAAEIIRPDSIREGMKGTGYTVMHGTNIERFDVTVLGVLKKHRGRADSILVKVEGLSLDRSGIIAGMSGSPVYFDGKLAGAVAFGWAYNKDASGGVTPIEEMTKLFDRPTGSGFGYEPFRTTNTSSAYGEKPVSSPLMLSGFSPEVLSLYADSFRDKGFLPLTGGGTVQDDTSSGHFLPGDACAVTLMEGDLNAVGVGTVTYSDEKRFLIFGHSMLMKGALNVPVSRAYIHAVIPSQQISFKLGAAFGKPLGITTYDGEFGLAGAYGRSASLLVPVTISVEKAGQKRVTAVRIVPDPSVFPDFAGSALLSSLVGEGLGESVTVSLSLLLETDYKRTLCVSNLYLSYRSLEAYKAAVQDALYPVQLFMFNRFRPLSVKRLAMDVSIRNELSFSAIDELRTDASEYEPGDTVRVRVWLRPNGGEREFRDMTFVLPDIIRPGSYTVYAGGDMSFEQFQRTYFPRRYTPKSIDEMFDILSRPADARALNVWLFASVKGVLLNGNEFERLPSSYYGMLSQEPTTEKSALMSSIRSRTSGTNVILGNESIQIRVTAAKE